The following are encoded in a window of Chiloscyllium plagiosum isolate BGI_BamShark_2017 chromosome 11, ASM401019v2, whole genome shotgun sequence genomic DNA:
- the LOC122554467 gene encoding toll-like receptor 2, which translates to MTLLRVIVILRSVLFMPIYALPEMIDTVLVNCSGIGYPQSFCILTPDVEILDLSYNNITMIQQQSFHNLNKLRKLLLQFNHITAIEAGSFAKNSELRYLDLSNNLLYDISVLPFNHLQSLTHLDITNNMFGTADFGAEINKLQKLHSLRFGNTHITSLNSSSISALQGIPLKDVYLITGDLQAFEPGTFSALQNVENLSLDLQFEQEGQILINILQDVPMTTTTLKILNSDFVKKAKNIDFFFPLKKLNISILVVRNITIDDSLTTHLLNSVLGSNIKELFLDTILMDGIGKWNIIPIPSDQISLRKLHIMNIENPNFYHFYSLAYLVDMFAQLTELMIRDGNLFYIPCQVSEVMTYLRFLDISFNLLEEFSFIPGKCFAPFPNLNTLIANNNKFLNLQKFSTLLSKMENLSCINASHNDLVLQKGLTCIWPQTLKHINFSHNNLEGNVFGCLPASLESLDLSYNSITAVPNLKRLRNLREVFLTENFIASLPEIPVDYSLKILHIDHNKIHNINIHSLQSLDLTELKFSNNPLECFCAIQSISNYVQKTHVVILDWPDQYRCASPRKFKGRVIQALKFSPIECKIPLFVGVLLACFGLLVGVCIVLCIKYNITWYCRTLWLWLKAKRSLDANLAETNFEYNAFVSYSEHDSAWVKNKLLVQLENNDPPYHICIHERDFKPGKSIINNIIDCISKSYKTIFILSKHFVESEWCHYEFFFAHQQVFDDKKDGLILLLLEPIPKNSIPDRFCKLRKLMNRNTYLEWPQNEFQQAFFWKRLKAVLNLDFHSYSSKITLQEVIQEPDEIPNRI; encoded by the coding sequence ATGACACTCCTACGAGTTATTGTTATATTGAGAAGTGTTCTATTTATGCCTATTTACGCATTACCAGAGATGATAGATACTGTTTTGGTGAACTGTTCAGGAATTGGATATCCACAGTCTTTTTGTATCCTGACACCAGATGTAGAGATATTGGATCTGTCTTATAACAACATCACAATGATTCAACAGCAGAGTTTCCATAATCTTAACAAGCTGAGGAAACTACTTCTTCAGTTCAATCATATCACTGCGATAGAAGCTGGTTCATTTGCAAAAAATTCAGAACTAAGGTATCTTGACCTTTCAAATAATCTTTTGTATGATATTTCAGTCTTGCCATTTAACCATCTCCAGTCACTGACACACCTTGATATTACAAATAATATGTTTGGTACAGCTGACTTTGGAGCAGAGATCAACAAACTGCAGAAACTACATTCTTTACGTTTTGGAAACACTCATATTACTTCCTTAAATTCCAGCTCCATATCTGCACTTCAAGGAATCCCACTCAAGGATGTTTATTTAATTACTGGAGACCTACAGGCATTTGAACCTGGAACATTTAGTGCCTTGCAGAATGTAGAAAACCTGTCTCTTGATTTGCAGTTTGAGCAGGAAGGACAAATACTCATCAATATTTTGCAGGATGTTCCAATGACTACCACTACGTTGAAAATTCTAAATTCTGATTTTGTTAAAAAAGCAAAGAATATTGATTTCTTTTTCCCTCTGAAAAAGTTAAATATCTCAATACTAGTTGTGCGTAATATTACCATTGATGATTCTTTGACCACACATTTACTTAACAGTGttcttggttcaaacataaaaGAATTATTTTTAGACACAATTTTAATGGATGGCATTGGCAAGTGGAACATAATACCCATACCATCTGACCAGATTAGTTTGCGCaagcttcacataatgaatataGAAAATCCAAATTTCTACCATTTTTACTCACTTGCGTATCTTGTTGATATGTTTGCACAACTGACAGAGTTAATGATACGAGATGGAAATTTGTTTTACATTCCATGTCAGGTATCAGAAGTTATGACATACTTAAGATTTTTGGATATATCTTTTAACTTGCTTGAAGAATTCAGCTTTATTCCTGGAAAATGCTTCGCCCCTTTTCCCAATCTTAATACTCTCATAGCAAACAACAACAAGTTTTTAAATCTACAAAAATTTAGCACATTGCTATCTAAAATGGAGAACTTGTCTTGTATAAATGCTAGTCATAATGACCTTGTACTACAGAAGGGACTGACCTGCATATGGCCTCAGACTCTAAAGCATATAAATTTTTCACACAATAACCTGGAAGGCAATGTGTTTGGCTGCTTGCCAGCATCATTAGAATCACTAGATCTGAGTTACAATTCCATCACTGCAGTTCCAAACCTTAAAAGGCTCAGAAATCTCCGTGAGGTTTTTTTAACAGAAAACTTCATAGCATCTTTACCTGAAATTCCAGTGGATTACTCACTGAAAATCTTGCACATTGACCACAATAAAATTCATAACATAAACATACACTCTTTGCAGTCATTAGATCTAACTGAACTCAAATTCAGCAACAATCCTTTGGAATGCTTCTGTGCAATTCAATCAATCTCTAATTATGTTCAAAAAACACATGTAGTGATTCTTGATTGGCCAGACCAGTATCGATGTGCAAGTCCAAGAAAATTTAAGGGTCGAGTTATCCAAGCCCTGAAATTTTCCCCAATTGAATGCAAAATTCCTTTGTTTGTTGGGGTTCTTTTGGCATGTTTTGGACTTTTGGTAGGTGTCTGTATTGTGCTATGTATAAAGTATAACATCACCTGGTATTGCCGCACACTCTGGCTTTGGCTTAAAGCTAAAAGAAGTCTAGATGCCAACCTGGCTGAAACAAATTTTGAGTACAATGCTTTTGTTTCATACAGTGAGCATGATTCGGCATGGGTGAAGAACAAACTGCTTGTACAATTAGAAAATAATGACCCACCTTACCACATCTGTATCCATGAAAGAGATTTCAAACCTGGAAAATCAATAATTAATAATATAATTGATTGCATATCAAAAAGTTATAAAACCATATTTATCCTATCAAAACACTTTGTGGAAAGTGAGTGGTGCCATTATGAATTCTTCTTTGCACACCAACAGGTGTTTGATGACAAAAAGGATGGTCTTATCTTACTCCTGTTAGAACCTATTCCAAAGAATTCCATCCCAGATCGATTTTGCAAACTAAGGAAACTGATGAACAGGAACACTTATTTGGAATGGCCTCAGAATGAGTTTCAGCAGGCCTTCTTTTGGAAAAGATTGAAAGCTGTCCTGAATTTGGATTTCCATTCGTACAGTTCAAAAATAACTCTGCAAGAGGTTATCCAAGAACCTGATGAGATCCCTAATCGTATTTAG